One genomic region from Skermania piniformis encodes:
- the ppgK gene encoding polyphosphate--glucose phosphotransferase — MTQPATVQPADTGQALGVDVGGSGVKGAIVDLATGEFVGDRVRIETPQPATPAAIAATTAQIVEQLGWAGPIGVTVPAVVTGGIVRTAANIDKSWIGTDAAALFSRTLDGRPVTVLNDADAAGLAEDRYGAGREHSGVIILLTFGTGIGSAVLNNGVLLPNTEFGHFEVNGKDAERRAAASVRERKDLSWKKWSKRVSKVLIRYEDLFWPDLFIAGGGVSRKADKWIPRLTNRTPMIAAQLENTAGIVGAAMASVAIAGTASASSTNTPE; from the coding sequence ATGACTCAGCCCGCGACGGTTCAACCCGCCGACACCGGACAGGCGCTCGGCGTCGATGTCGGGGGCAGCGGGGTCAAAGGCGCCATCGTCGACCTGGCCACCGGCGAGTTCGTCGGCGACCGGGTCCGGATCGAAACCCCACAGCCGGCGACACCGGCGGCAATCGCGGCCACCACCGCGCAGATCGTCGAACAACTGGGCTGGGCCGGCCCGATCGGCGTCACCGTGCCGGCGGTCGTCACCGGCGGCATCGTGCGCACCGCAGCCAACATCGACAAGTCCTGGATCGGTACCGACGCCGCCGCCCTGTTCAGCCGGACGCTCGACGGCCGGCCGGTCACGGTCCTCAACGACGCGGATGCCGCCGGTCTCGCCGAGGACCGCTACGGCGCCGGGCGCGAACACTCCGGCGTGATCATCCTGCTGACCTTCGGCACCGGCATCGGCTCGGCGGTGCTCAACAACGGTGTGCTGTTACCGAACACCGAGTTCGGCCACTTCGAGGTGAACGGCAAGGACGCCGAACGCCGCGCGGCGGCCTCGGTTCGAGAGCGCAAAGATCTGTCCTGGAAGAAATGGTCCAAACGGGTTTCGAAAGTGCTGATCCGCTACGAGGATCTGTTCTGGCCCGATCTGTTCATCGCCGGGGGCGGCGTAAGCCGCAAGGCGGACAAATGGATTCCCCGGCTGACCAACCGCACACCGATGATCGCGGCGCAGTTGGAGAATACCGCCGGCATCGTCGGCGCAGCGATGGCGAGCGTGGCAATCGCCGGCACCGCGTCGGCAAGTTCGACGAATACACCCGAATGA
- a CDS encoding acyl-CoA dehydrogenase, whose product MGHYKSNVRDLEFNLFEVLGLGDILGSGAFEDLDVDVAKEMLAEVRRLAEGPLAEPFADTDRHPPTFDPETHTVSIPEPFKKAFHQFQEGGWDKLGIDENLGGTAVPRALYWAIAELVLGAQPAAFMYAAGAGFANIFYENGTDEQKKWAQIATERNWGATMVLTEPDAGSDVGAGRTKAIPQADGSWHIEGVKRFITSADADDMFENTFHLVLARPEGAGPGTKGLSLFFVPKFLFDFETGELGERNGVYVTGLEHKMGLKASTTCELTFGGHGKPAIGWLVGEQHNGIAQMFDVIEHARMMVGTKAIATLSTGYLNALGYAKERVQGADLTQMTDKTAPRVTITHHPDVRRALMMQKAYAEGLRAVYLYTAAHQDSAVAELVSGADAELAFRVNDLLLPVVKGVGSERAYQYLTDSLQTLGGSGFLQDYPLEQYIRDAKIDSLYEGTTAIQAQDFFFRKIARDRGVALAHIAGQIQKFIDAEAGNGRLKGERKLLATALEDVQAMAATLTQHLLAAQEQPAELYKVGLGSVRFLMAVGDLLIGWQLLRQAEVAGAALDAGAEGAEKAFYQGKVAVAQFFARNVLPELTATRGVLANLDNDVMELDEAAF is encoded by the coding sequence ATGGGTCACTACAAGAGCAACGTCCGCGACCTCGAGTTCAATCTGTTCGAGGTGTTGGGACTCGGCGACATCCTGGGCTCCGGAGCGTTCGAAGACCTGGACGTCGACGTCGCCAAGGAGATGCTTGCCGAGGTGCGCCGGCTGGCCGAAGGGCCGCTGGCCGAGCCGTTCGCCGATACCGATCGCCACCCGCCGACGTTCGACCCGGAGACCCATACGGTCAGCATTCCGGAGCCGTTCAAGAAGGCGTTCCATCAGTTCCAGGAAGGCGGTTGGGACAAGCTCGGCATCGACGAGAACCTGGGTGGCACGGCCGTCCCGCGGGCGCTGTACTGGGCGATCGCCGAGCTCGTCCTCGGTGCCCAGCCCGCCGCGTTCATGTATGCCGCCGGCGCCGGCTTTGCCAACATCTTCTACGAGAACGGCACCGACGAGCAGAAGAAGTGGGCGCAGATCGCCACCGAGCGGAACTGGGGCGCCACCATGGTGCTCACCGAGCCGGACGCCGGTTCGGACGTCGGCGCCGGCCGGACCAAGGCGATCCCGCAGGCCGACGGCAGCTGGCACATCGAGGGCGTGAAGCGATTCATCACCTCCGCCGACGCCGACGACATGTTCGAGAACACCTTCCACCTGGTGCTGGCCCGGCCCGAGGGCGCCGGCCCGGGCACCAAGGGACTGTCGCTGTTCTTCGTCCCGAAGTTCCTGTTCGATTTCGAGACCGGCGAGCTGGGCGAGCGCAACGGCGTCTACGTCACCGGACTCGAGCACAAGATGGGCCTCAAGGCGTCCACCACGTGTGAGCTCACCTTCGGCGGCCACGGCAAGCCGGCGATCGGCTGGCTGGTCGGCGAGCAGCACAACGGCATCGCGCAGATGTTCGACGTGATCGAGCACGCGCGGATGATGGTCGGCACCAAAGCGATCGCGACGCTGTCCACCGGTTACCTGAACGCGCTCGGCTACGCGAAGGAGCGGGTGCAGGGCGCCGACCTGACCCAGATGACCGACAAGACCGCCCCGCGGGTCACGATCACCCATCACCCGGACGTGCGTCGCGCGCTGATGATGCAGAAGGCCTACGCCGAAGGCCTGCGCGCGGTCTATCTGTATACCGCCGCCCACCAGGATTCGGCGGTGGCCGAGCTGGTCTCCGGCGCCGACGCGGAGCTGGCGTTCCGGGTCAACGACCTGCTGCTGCCGGTCGTGAAGGGCGTCGGCTCGGAGCGCGCGTACCAGTACTTGACCGACTCGCTGCAGACTCTCGGTGGCTCCGGCTTCCTGCAGGACTACCCGCTCGAGCAGTACATCCGGGACGCCAAGATCGACTCGTTGTACGAGGGCACCACCGCGATCCAGGCGCAGGACTTCTTCTTCCGCAAGATCGCCCGGGACCGCGGCGTCGCCCTGGCACACATCGCAGGTCAGATCCAGAAGTTCATCGATGCCGAGGCCGGCAACGGGCGGTTGAAGGGGGAGCGCAAACTGCTGGCCACCGCGTTGGAGGACGTGCAGGCGATGGCCGCCACGCTGACCCAGCACCTGCTGGCGGCGCAGGAGCAGCCGGCGGAGCTGTACAAGGTGGGTCTCGGCTCGGTCCGGTTCCTGATGGCGGTAGGCGACCTGCTGATCGGCTGGCAGCTGCTGCGTCAGGCCGAGGTGGCCGGGGCTGCGCTGGACGCGGGTGCGGAGGGTGCGGAGAAGGCGTTCTACCAGGGCAAGGTGGCCGTCGCGCAGTTCTTCGCGCGCAACGTGCTGCCGGAGCTGACCGCTACCCGCGGCGTGCTGGCCAACCTGGACAACGATGTGATGGAACTGGACGAAGCCGCCTTCTGA
- a CDS encoding alpha/beta family hydrolase, whose protein sequence is MQIRTVAGPAEVVLDLPEQPRFLLLLTHGAGGGVDTKDLLAVRDTALALGGGVARVRQPYQVSGRRAPGATGPQDAAWLDVVTALREQVGAVPLIQGGRSNGARVACRTAAAAQVAGVLALSFPLHPPGKPERSRVDELRCALDHGEVVVINGERDPFGVPAPADATAVHVVRGQAHAFRRVDALPALVRPWLLRWSAT, encoded by the coding sequence GTGCAGATCCGGACCGTTGCGGGCCCCGCCGAGGTGGTTCTCGACCTTCCCGAGCAGCCCCGATTTCTGCTGCTGCTCACCCACGGCGCCGGTGGCGGTGTCGACACCAAGGACCTGCTCGCGGTTCGGGATACGGCACTCGCCCTCGGTGGCGGGGTCGCCCGGGTCCGTCAGCCGTACCAGGTGTCCGGTCGGCGGGCACCGGGCGCGACCGGACCACAGGACGCCGCCTGGCTGGACGTCGTCACCGCGCTCCGGGAGCAGGTCGGTGCGGTGCCGTTGATCCAGGGTGGGCGGAGCAACGGCGCCCGGGTTGCCTGCCGGACCGCGGCGGCGGCGCAGGTCGCCGGCGTGCTGGCGCTCTCGTTTCCGCTGCACCCACCGGGGAAGCCGGAACGCAGCCGGGTGGACGAACTGCGCTGCGCGCTCGACCACGGCGAAGTGGTGGTGATCAACGGCGAGCGGGATCCGTTCGGCGTTCCGGCTCCGGCCGACGCGACCGCGGTACACGTGGTGCGGGGGCAGGCGCACGCATTCCGCCGGGTCGACGCACTACCCGCTCTGGTACGGCCCTGGTTGCTGCGTTGGTCGGCCACCTGA
- the zwf gene encoding glucose-6-phosphate dehydrogenase, translating to MEAMPTKDVQTEPYVVVLFGATGDLARRKLLPALLHLSISQLAPDLRIVGTSLDDIDDEQFRAIASQACLEFDRHSAGPLERDAWVKSLRYVPQGKGPAALAEAVAAQAAELDHPNLLHYLSVPPRAAIPVIHMLQEAGLVKDSRVIMEKPFGTDLVSAIALNQAIHEIFAEDQIFRIDHFLGKEPAQNILAFRFANGLFEPIWNRTFIDHIQIDVPETLSLEGRAAFYEQTGAFKDMVVTHLFQILAFVAMEPPTELASEAISIEKNKVFRSMVPLQPHKVVRGQYRGYRDEPGVSPESDTETFVALECEIDNWRWAGVPFYLRTGKCLAEGQRIISIAFREPPKSMFPAGSGVGAHGPDHLTFDLADQSKVSLSFYGKRPGPGMKLDKQSLQFGLTETDTANDVLEAYERLILDAMRGDHTLYNTADGIERLWEVSAPLLDNPPPVRGYDQGSWGPNAIHQLIAPHAWRLPFERVWRAKK from the coding sequence ATGGAGGCCATGCCGACCAAGGACGTGCAAACCGAGCCATACGTCGTCGTACTGTTCGGCGCCACGGGCGATCTCGCCCGAAGAAAGCTCCTGCCCGCGCTGCTGCACCTGTCGATCTCGCAGCTGGCGCCCGACCTGCGGATCGTCGGCACCTCGCTGGACGACATCGACGACGAGCAGTTCCGTGCGATCGCGTCCCAGGCCTGCCTGGAATTCGACCGGCATTCGGCCGGCCCGCTCGAGCGCGATGCCTGGGTGAAATCGCTGCGCTACGTGCCGCAGGGCAAAGGGCCGGCCGCGCTGGCCGAGGCGGTAGCGGCCCAAGCCGCCGAACTCGACCACCCGAACCTGCTGCACTACCTGAGCGTTCCACCGCGGGCCGCCATCCCGGTGATCCACATGCTGCAGGAAGCCGGGCTGGTCAAGGACTCCCGGGTGATCATGGAGAAGCCGTTCGGCACCGATCTGGTCAGTGCCATCGCGCTGAACCAGGCGATCCACGAGATCTTCGCCGAGGATCAGATCTTCCGGATCGACCATTTCCTGGGCAAGGAGCCCGCCCAGAACATCCTCGCGTTCCGGTTCGCCAACGGCCTGTTCGAGCCGATCTGGAACCGCACGTTCATCGACCATATCCAGATCGACGTGCCGGAAACCCTGTCCCTGGAGGGCCGGGCTGCGTTCTACGAGCAGACCGGCGCATTCAAGGACATGGTGGTCACCCACCTGTTCCAGATCCTCGCATTCGTCGCAATGGAACCGCCGACCGAATTGGCTTCGGAAGCAATCAGTATCGAGAAGAACAAGGTGTTCCGCTCGATGGTGCCGTTGCAGCCGCACAAGGTGGTCCGCGGCCAGTACCGCGGGTATCGCGACGAGCCCGGGGTGTCACCCGAGTCGGATACCGAGACGTTCGTCGCGCTGGAGTGCGAGATCGACAACTGGCGCTGGGCCGGCGTGCCGTTCTACCTGCGCACCGGGAAATGTCTCGCCGAAGGCCAGCGAATCATCTCGATCGCGTTCCGCGAGCCGCCGAAGAGCATGTTCCCGGCCGGTTCCGGAGTCGGCGCGCACGGCCCGGACCACCTCACCTTCGACTTGGCCGACCAGTCCAAGGTGTCGCTGTCGTTCTACGGCAAACGACCGGGTCCCGGGATGAAGCTGGACAAGCAGAGCCTGCAGTTCGGTCTCACCGAAACCGATACCGCGAACGACGTGCTGGAAGCGTACGAACGGCTGATCCTGGACGCCATGCGCGGCGACCACACGCTCTACAACACCGCCGACGGCATCGAACGCCTGTGGGAGGTGTCGGCGCCGCTGCTCGACAATCCGCCGCCGGTACGCGGTTACGACCAGGGTTCCTGGGGACCCAACGCGATCCACCAGTTGATCGCACCGCACGCCTGGCGGCTGCCGTTCGAGCGGGTCTGGCGAGCGAAAAAGTAA
- the gnd gene encoding phosphogluconate dehydrogenase (NAD(+)-dependent, decarboxylating), whose translation MQLGMVGLGRMGANIVRRIMRDGHTAVVYDVNEAPVRELVDEGAEFGTTDLAEFVSKLETPRVAWVMIPAGITGKVIDQLAELMAPGDIIIDGGNSRYHQDIERAKALAPKGIHYVDIGTSGGVFGLDRGYCLMIGGEREPVEHLDPLLKSIAPGVGTAERTPGRTGETSTAEEGYLHCGPAGAGHFVKMVHNGIEYGAMAAYAEGLNILHKADIGNRDSGDSSAEETPLENPEWYRYDLDVPEITEVWRRGSVVASWLLDLTAAALYAEPTLESFGGRVSDSGEGRWTVDAAIDEGVPAAVLTAALYSRFDSRGEALYANKVLSAMRKAFGGHHELPKA comes from the coding sequence ATGCAGCTGGGAATGGTCGGCCTGGGCCGGATGGGCGCGAACATCGTGCGCCGGATCATGCGGGATGGGCACACCGCGGTCGTCTACGACGTCAACGAAGCTCCGGTGCGCGAACTTGTCGACGAGGGTGCCGAATTCGGCACGACCGACCTCGCCGAGTTCGTGTCCAAGCTGGAGACGCCGCGGGTGGCCTGGGTGATGATCCCGGCCGGGATCACCGGCAAGGTGATCGATCAGCTCGCCGAGCTGATGGCGCCGGGGGACATCATCATCGACGGCGGCAACAGCCGCTACCACCAAGATATCGAGCGGGCGAAAGCATTGGCACCCAAAGGTATCCACTACGTGGATATCGGCACCTCGGGTGGCGTGTTCGGCCTGGACCGGGGCTACTGCCTGATGATCGGCGGCGAGCGCGAGCCGGTGGAACACCTCGACCCCCTGCTGAAGTCCATCGCACCGGGCGTCGGGACCGCCGAACGAACCCCGGGCCGGACCGGCGAGACCTCGACCGCGGAGGAGGGGTACCTGCATTGCGGTCCGGCCGGCGCGGGTCACTTCGTGAAGATGGTGCACAACGGCATCGAGTACGGGGCGATGGCCGCGTACGCCGAGGGCCTGAACATCCTGCACAAGGCCGATATCGGCAACCGGGACAGCGGCGATTCGTCGGCGGAGGAGACACCGCTGGAGAACCCCGAGTGGTACCGATACGACCTGGATGTTCCCGAGATCACCGAGGTGTGGCGACGCGGCTCGGTGGTCGCGTCCTGGCTGCTCGATCTGACCGCCGCCGCGCTGTACGCCGAACCGACGCTCGAATCGTTCGGGGGACGGGTGTCCGACTCCGGCGAAGGCCGGTGGACCGTGGACGCCGCAATCGACGAGGGGGTCCCTGCCGCGGTGCTCACCGCGGCGTTGTACAGCCGGTTCGACTCCCGCGGCGAGGCGCTCTACGCCAACAAGGTGCTCTCCGCGATGCGTAAGGCGTTCGGCGGGCATCACGAGTTGCCCAAGGCGTAG
- a CDS encoding oxygenase MpaB family protein, which translates to MRDFRYHYLNAEVAMEALAHLDRPVAPLGPDSMLWQIAGKRTALLGAGAALLLQVAHPVVGAGVHDHSDFARRPWDRLERTLDSLYTQIFGGQRAIDESARLRTLHRTITGTDEQGRRYHALQAEAYFWVHATLYLMLVEVERNFGRPLTREQQVVAYAEWRQLGALLGIPDRVMPTDLDSFHRYADDMIANTLTANSSTRQVTAVLALRGVPAPTPLLTPAWALGRPAGRRVLTLSTAGLLPANLRERLDLDWSPRRQAELNALGAIVRRTEQRLPARARYFPMAYRAKTAGRAG; encoded by the coding sequence GTGAGAGACTTTCGCTATCACTATCTCAACGCGGAGGTAGCCATGGAGGCGCTCGCACATCTCGATCGGCCCGTCGCGCCGCTCGGCCCCGACTCGATGCTCTGGCAGATCGCCGGCAAGCGAACCGCGCTGCTCGGCGCGGGCGCCGCGTTGCTGCTGCAAGTCGCCCACCCGGTGGTCGGCGCCGGCGTGCACGACCACTCCGATTTCGCCCGGCGTCCGTGGGACCGGCTGGAGCGCACCCTCGACTCGCTCTACACCCAGATCTTCGGTGGCCAACGGGCGATCGACGAGTCCGCCCGGCTGCGCACGCTGCACCGGACCATTACCGGAACCGACGAGCAGGGCCGCCGTTACCACGCCCTGCAGGCCGAGGCGTACTTCTGGGTGCACGCCACGCTGTACCTGATGCTGGTCGAGGTGGAGCGGAACTTCGGCCGCCCGCTGACCCGGGAGCAGCAGGTCGTCGCCTACGCGGAATGGCGGCAGCTCGGCGCGCTCCTCGGCATCCCGGACCGGGTGATGCCGACCGATCTGGACAGCTTCCACCGCTACGCCGACGACATGATCGCGAACACGCTGACGGCGAATTCGAGTACCCGCCAGGTCACTGCGGTGCTCGCGCTGCGCGGCGTTCCGGCGCCGACGCCGTTGCTCACCCCGGCGTGGGCACTCGGCCGGCCGGCCGGCCGGCGCGTCCTCACCCTGAGCACCGCCGGGTTGCTCCCGGCCAACCTGCGGGAACGGCTCGACCTCGACTGGTCACCGCGCCGGCAGGCCGAGCTGAACGCGCTCGGTGCCATCGTCCGGCGGACCGAGCAGCGACTGCCGGCCCGGGCCCGGTACTTCCCGATGGCGTACCGGGCGAAAACGGCCGGCCGGGCCGGCTGA
- a CDS encoding TetR/AcrR family transcriptional regulator encodes MSGVGLVAQLLAAAAPDEDDPAVLDGAFAAFLDFGIRRTTMAEIARRSGVSAATLYRRYPGKDAVIRAVLARESRRFVRAVDARVDRTATAREQVVAAFVAFTTELSGNQLLRRLLTTEPESTLPLLTTEAGPVLAVGREYVRGDLARLQATGGLPAFDVEPVAEIFARLALSLALTPDGVIPVEDAAAAAEFARAHITALVRL; translated from the coding sequence ATGTCCGGGGTCGGGCTCGTTGCGCAGCTGCTCGCGGCCGCGGCACCGGACGAGGACGATCCGGCCGTGCTGGACGGCGCGTTCGCCGCGTTCCTCGATTTCGGCATCCGGCGCACGACGATGGCCGAGATCGCCCGGCGCAGCGGGGTCAGCGCGGCGACCCTCTACCGGCGGTACCCGGGCAAGGACGCGGTGATCCGCGCGGTGCTGGCCCGAGAATCGCGCCGATTCGTCCGGGCCGTCGATGCCCGGGTGGATCGCACCGCCACGGCGCGGGAGCAGGTGGTAGCGGCGTTTGTCGCGTTCACCACGGAGCTTTCCGGCAATCAGCTGCTCCGCCGGCTGCTCACCACCGAGCCCGAATCCACCCTGCCGCTGCTCACCACCGAAGCCGGGCCGGTGCTGGCGGTCGGCCGGGAGTACGTTCGCGGCGACCTCGCCCGGCTGCAGGCGACCGGTGGGCTACCGGCGTTCGACGTCGAGCCGGTGGCCGAGATATTTGCCCGGCTGGCGCTGTCGCTGGCGCTCACCCCCGACGGCGTGATCCCGGTCGAGGATGCTGCTGCCGCTGCCGAATTCGCTCGCGCCCATATCACCGCACTGGTCCGGCTGTGA
- a CDS encoding VanW family protein: MPVTVAAFALVALVYVLDLVLSGGHMPRGVTVAGVDVGGRSRADAEAQLRTALLERSTRPIDVRAGDVTAQIVPKGAGLDIDWPATLDRVGAQSWNPITRATSWFRRTEVGFVPSVDDAALTAALREVTTQVDRQPVEGNIVFDGARPVAVAPVPGQELDLAAARDRLARHWVDGTPVDLPVRTTAVQVNAAAVERAMQTVAEPAVQSDVVFTGKQGRRAVLSPTDVPRVLSFAAVGDQLEPRYDKNAATALLAPQLAPSEVAPKDATVDVSGGVPRVVPAVVGDRVEWATTLDALPGLLAAPVVRTAAATYKPVPPKIGTEQAQGLGIREVIGQFTTSGFAAASGVNIRAVAAQVNGALVLPGDTFSLNGYTGPRGAAQGYVESGIIDHGRPAKAIGGGVSQFATTLYNAAYFAGLEDVTHTEHSYYISRYPEAREATVFEGAIDLQFRNNTQHGIVIQAAASDSDVTVRIWGTKTVDVESITGNRYAETEPTSLTLPKGDDCIPSAGAPGFTTSNTRVITDHATGGEVYRHTRTVKYDPVPIVKCV; the protein is encoded by the coding sequence GTGCCGGTCACGGTGGCGGCATTCGCGCTGGTGGCCTTGGTCTACGTGCTCGATCTGGTCCTGTCCGGCGGGCATATGCCGCGCGGGGTGACCGTCGCCGGCGTCGACGTGGGCGGCCGTTCCCGCGCCGACGCCGAGGCGCAGTTGCGCACCGCCCTACTGGAGCGGTCGACCCGACCGATCGACGTTCGTGCGGGCGATGTCACCGCCCAGATCGTGCCGAAGGGGGCCGGACTGGACATCGACTGGCCGGCGACGCTGGACCGGGTGGGCGCTCAGTCGTGGAATCCGATCACCCGCGCCACCTCCTGGTTCCGGCGGACCGAGGTCGGGTTCGTGCCGTCGGTCGACGACGCAGCGCTGACCGCCGCGCTGCGCGAGGTGACCACGCAGGTGGACCGCCAACCTGTCGAGGGCAACATCGTCTTCGACGGCGCCCGTCCGGTCGCGGTGGCGCCGGTGCCCGGCCAGGAGCTCGACCTGGCGGCCGCACGGGATCGGCTGGCCCGGCACTGGGTGGACGGCACCCCCGTCGACCTGCCGGTGCGCACCACTGCCGTGCAGGTGAACGCTGCTGCGGTCGAGCGGGCCATGCAGACGGTGGCCGAGCCGGCGGTGCAGAGCGACGTCGTATTCACCGGCAAGCAGGGGCGTCGGGCGGTGCTGTCGCCGACGGATGTACCGCGCGTGCTCAGTTTCGCGGCGGTCGGCGATCAGTTGGAACCGCGCTACGACAAGAATGCCGCGACGGCTCTGTTGGCCCCGCAGCTCGCACCGAGCGAGGTGGCGCCGAAGGACGCAACCGTCGACGTGTCCGGTGGTGTCCCGCGGGTGGTACCGGCGGTGGTCGGCGACCGGGTGGAGTGGGCCACGACGTTGGACGCACTGCCGGGGCTGCTGGCGGCACCGGTGGTGCGGACCGCCGCAGCGACCTACAAACCCGTGCCGCCGAAGATCGGTACCGAGCAGGCGCAGGGCTTGGGTATCCGCGAGGTGATCGGCCAGTTCACCACCAGCGGGTTCGCCGCGGCGTCCGGCGTGAATATCCGCGCGGTGGCGGCACAGGTGAACGGGGCGCTGGTGCTACCGGGCGACACGTTCTCGCTGAACGGCTACACCGGTCCACGCGGTGCGGCGCAGGGTTACGTCGAGTCGGGCATCATCGACCACGGCCGTCCGGCGAAGGCGATCGGCGGCGGGGTGAGCCAGTTCGCCACCACGTTGTACAACGCGGCGTATTTCGCCGGCCTGGAGGACGTAACGCACACCGAACACAGCTACTACATCTCGCGCTATCCCGAAGCGCGGGAGGCAACCGTGTTCGAGGGCGCGATCGATCTGCAGTTCCGCAACAACACCCAGCACGGCATCGTGATCCAGGCCGCGGCCTCGGATTCGGATGTCACCGTGCGAATCTGGGGCACCAAGACGGTGGACGTCGAGTCGATCACCGGCAACCGGTACGCGGAGACCGAACCGACCTCGCTCACCTTGCCCAAGGGCGACGACTGCATCCCGTCCGCCGGGGCGCCGGGCTTCACCACCAGCAACACCCGCGTGATCACCGATCATGCCACCGGCGGTGAGGTGTACCGGCACACCCGTACGGTCAAGTACGACCCGGTCCCGATCGTGAAATGCGTCTGA
- a CDS encoding FAD-dependent monooxygenase: MIVVAGAGIAGLALAGALHRAGTPVQVYEERPAPAPTGAGITLWPNASAALAALGIADAVSGLGRPVAVGGIRRADGRWVRRIDPDRLDRALGGTPIVVDRQELIAALAGELDRAGRVRFGVGVRGYRHDGAAVAVELADGSTVAATALVGADGYRSAVARRLDGRITERYSGYTAWRGVADLDCTGHEPFQAWAPGLEFGFLPMRDKRTYWFAAARTAPGDTDTAASELHRIFAGWPDPITALLAHTRPAAIFRHDIYDRTVPRRWTAGRVALIGDAAHPMRPHLGQGGCQALVDAAVLARLIGGPPQVTAAGQITAAVPITAAVPITAAVPITTAFERYAATRRRAALRCVRQSALAGRMLLGPHLALLAARTMAARTPETVALRALGTIASKQAGAIPGGSSRPNRAGREPYAPRLRGRTMAD, translated from the coding sequence GTGATCGTCGTCGCCGGCGCCGGAATCGCCGGCCTGGCGCTGGCCGGTGCGCTGCACCGCGCGGGGACCCCGGTGCAGGTCTACGAGGAGCGCCCGGCACCCGCACCGACCGGCGCGGGCATCACCCTCTGGCCGAACGCGTCGGCCGCACTGGCAGCGCTCGGCATCGCCGACGCGGTGTCCGGGCTCGGCCGGCCGGTGGCGGTCGGCGGGATCCGCCGGGCCGACGGCCGCTGGGTGCGCCGGATCGATCCGGACCGACTCGACCGTGCGCTCGGCGGTACCCCGATCGTGGTAGACCGCCAGGAGCTGATCGCGGCGCTCGCCGGCGAGCTGGACCGCGCCGGCCGGGTCCGATTCGGCGTCGGCGTGCGCGGTTACCGCCATGACGGCGCCGCGGTTGCGGTCGAGCTGGCGGACGGCTCGACGGTCGCCGCGACCGCACTGGTCGGCGCGGACGGCTATCGGTCCGCGGTGGCACGCCGGCTCGACGGTCGGATCACCGAGCGGTACTCCGGGTACACCGCCTGGCGCGGCGTCGCCGATCTCGACTGCACCGGGCACGAGCCGTTCCAGGCCTGGGCCCCCGGGCTGGAGTTCGGCTTCCTGCCGATGCGAGACAAACGGACCTACTGGTTTGCTGCAGCCCGCACCGCCCCGGGCGATACCGATACCGCCGCGTCGGAACTGCATCGAATATTCGCCGGGTGGCCCGATCCGATAACCGCATTGCTCGCCCACACCCGTCCCGCAGCTATCTTTCGGCACGATATCTACGATCGGACGGTTCCGCGTCGCTGGACGGCGGGCCGGGTGGCGCTGATCGGCGACGCCGCCCACCCGATGCGTCCACACCTCGGCCAAGGCGGCTGCCAGGCACTGGTGGACGCCGCTGTTCTGGCCCGACTGATCGGCGGTCCGCCGCAGGTCACCGCCGCCGGCCAGATCACCGCCGCCGTCCCGATCACCGCCGCCGTCCCGATCACCGCCGCTGTCCCGATCACCACTGCCTTCGAGCGGTACGCCGCGACCCGGCGGCGGGCCGCGCTGCGCTGCGTCCGACAGTCCGCGCTTGCCGGCCGGATGCTGCTGGGCCCACACCTGGCTCTGCTGGCAGCTCGAACGATGGCAGCCCGCACACCCGAGACCGTCGCGTTGCGGGCACTCGGGACAATCGCCAGCAAACAGGCCGGCGCGATTCCCGGCGGCTCGAGCCGGCCGAACCGAGCCGGGCGGGAGCCGTATGCCCCTCGTCTTCGGGGCAGGACGATGGCAGACTGA